In Megalobrama amblycephala isolate DHTTF-2021 linkage group LG9, ASM1881202v1, whole genome shotgun sequence, the sequence ACACCAGAGGTGTCAactaattttgttttgcatgAACAGGTTTGTCACATGCATTCAAGAAACAGCCATTTTGAAATGACTTGAAGTGCATGCAAAATATCAAATGATGTGAATTGGTGTTTGATCGAGGATTATTTGAGTGCCTTTTCTGTAACTTTTGCCCTTAGTTTTGATTGAATTTTGACAGCTAAAGTCCTGCACATGGTGCTTTCAAGTCATGTCTGAATAATTGTATTGTGTTCAGTCCAAATGAATgccatcaaataaaaaaaacttcatgaTGGAGTCAAATTCAATAATGGCAGAAGCAAATAGCTTGAAGTCATAAGATGTAATTGTGAATGTTCATGGTACAATGTAGTTTGTATAAAGTAATTGAGTTTTTGAAAAATAGCAATAGAGCTAGTCAGTTACCTGCTCTATGATGGAACTTGTGTGACTAAACTATATTTCCCATCATTCtgcatataataaaatacactaaTAAAGCATCAAGTACACACCTAATGTACATCCTTTTCATGTGTTTGTTTGGAAATGAAAAAGACTGTAATATGAAATTCTCCACCGAGTCTCAACTCaacctttatttataaaaaacttTCAAAACTACTAAGGTTAGACCAAAGTGctctacagaaaaaaatacataaaacattacatAGAAAGGCCATACTAAAAACAACCTTTCTAAATCATAATGCCTAAAATTACAAACGTATTTAAACGGCAATGAAAATAAGACTTATTTGAGCGTcttatgtttgcttttaaaGACATCAATAGAGTCGTGGATTTAATCTTTAATGTCAAATCGTTCCACAAAGCACCAACAACTGTTGCTAGATGCGTGTTGGTTCTCCTCCATCTTTTGTAATGCGTTTTCCTGTGGAATGCAgcaccaaaaaataaattgatGTTGACATGGGTTCAATTGCTTTTTTTACAGGATATGAAATTTTGGTTCCATTGTGCGTATACTAAGTCTGTACTAGGGATGGCACAGTTGAGATTTTTCACGGTTCGGTttgtatcacggttttagggtcacggtttcggtacAGTTCGGTATGTGCGGTGTTCAGTAAAAAATAGGACAGTTGTCaaataaagataaagaaaataaaaacaaataacaaaaaacggcaaaaatgaatacatgagagctaagatacaaataaaataaacaatgctttactggtttttcaggtatctaacaacTTTCAggaacagaaattgaataaagtaatcaaatataaaataacactgcatataaaCTTCTTtgaattgttaaataaacattattgaAGCTATTCAATCAAGAGTAATTTCTTCATGCTTTGTCGTtcgattaacattaaaacacagagagcaggaatattagactgctgtccctttaagacattatTCAAAGATCCAATTCACTGACACTGATTCACATGTTTgttaggatactcgctaagatgggcatgttgacataatttttgtgtgaatttgtccattaAGGTGCAAGACTTGAAATAGAATTTGCACAAGAGTATTTGCACGCTGTGACGCGGCTCTCCATGAGTACACACAAATCCTCACAGCGTGCGTGAGTTCTCTTTCCCGTCTtggtttaaatgagtttagtttaaacacagatagcaatgtgagatgttcaggtctcacccGTATACTCGGCGTAAATGGCTGGTCTTAGAGTTTTCGGCACATAattgaacatttgtttacaacaagtgactgttttgtcGACGTTCTTTTGGTCATCGCTGTTGTAACGTATTGGGAAACTAGAATGCGtgtccatcgactgaaacatacattagccaaatccgtctgtctgttttgcacgttgttttcaacaaatcatATTATAGATGCGTCGTCAGGTTTGGAATGAACCACGGTGCAAGCGCGTGCCGGTGGAGAACCGAacggtttgattttttttttttttttttttttttttttttttttttcttacagcgAACCGTCCCACCCCTAGTCTATACTAATAAAGGGACTTTCATTTGCTGTTTAAATGCtgtacatttcattttttttgtttgtttcctcCCCATCCAGGAGCCAGGGGAATCACGGTTGTTCCTAACCCCGGTCAGAGGTTGCCGCGGCAGCAGTGACAATCCCCGCTCAGGAATCCCACTTTTATCTCTTTGAAAGTAAGGTATATTACTCATAACGGAAGCTTCGGTCAGGCGGTGGACTAGCTTCCACCAGGATGGCAGAGTTGGAGACAGAATGCATCACTTTAGGACTAAATAATTTGGTGTCGGAATGCGACACTCCGCCACTTGACTCTTTGCGAGCGGAGTGCACCACTCCGACCCTGACCATGCTCTCGTCGGAATGTAGCACGCCCACGCTCAGCTCGCTGGCGTCCGAGATCGTGGAGCCCATGGCCATGCTGCCCTGCATCAAAAGCGAGCCCGACCTCGACCCCATCCGCACGGTGGACCTCTCCGTGATTCAGCCCCTGAGCACGGCAGAGCTGGGCTCCGAGCAGATCAAGATGGAGATCAGCGGCCTGGACTACATCAAATCGGAGCACCACAGCGACCTCCATTCCTTCCACAGCACGGAGCTGGACTCCTACAAGTCACACTATGAACCCAGCCTGGTGTTCGACTACATCACCCACGTCTCGGACAGCCTGGAGTACATCAAGTCGGAGCAGCATTCTGACCTGCACAGCTACTACGCCAGCGAGCTTGGCGCCATCAAGACCGAGTACGAACCCATCCTCATGTCCAGCCACATCAAGACCGAGATGAACGGTCTGGAGTCCATTCACATGGCGGAGCTGCGCACCGAGCTCAACAAGCTCCGGCCCGATACCGTCATCGACGGCATGGGGAAAATAGACTCGGATTTCCCCTCTGGAAACCTTTACGAACTGACGTCCGTCCAGGCCAGCAAAGCGCCTGCCGCGCACAatcaaaccagcacaaaagGCCACGGGCCACGCAAACCTCGCAACCTCACAGGTGAGAAGCCGTTCTCTTGCACTCAGTGCGGGAAGAACTTCAGCACCCTGGGTAACCTGAAGACTCACCAACGCATCCACACCGGCGAGAGGCCTTACACTTGCTCCCAGTGCGGGAAGAGCTTCGGGCAGGCCGGTAACTT encodes:
- the si:dkeyp-113d7.1 gene encoding putative zinc finger protein 66 — protein: MAELETECITLGLNNLVSECDTPPLDSLRAECTTPTLTMLSSECSTPTLSSLASEIVEPMAMLPCIKSEPDLDPIRTVDLSVIQPLSTAELGSEQIKMEISGLDYIKSEHHSDLHSFHSTELDSYKSHYEPSLVFDYITHVSDSLEYIKSEQHSDLHSYYASELGAIKTEYEPILMSSHIKTEMNGLESIHMAELRTELNKLRPDTVIDGMGKIDSDFPSGNLYELTSVQASKAPAAHNQTSTKGHGPRKPRNLTGEKPFSCTQCGKNFSTLGNLKTHQRIHTGERPYTCSQCGKSFGQAGNLKRHQLIHTGQKPYTCAHCPKGFTKADDLRSHQRLHTGEKPFSCAECGKCFSQTKELKAHQLSHTGERPFCCSLCGKSFTKETSYRNHQQIHTGEKPYSCSQCGKSFSNSGVLRTHEKIHSGERPFGCTQCGKSFGRLGHLKAHQQIHTGERPYTCQQCGKNFSQSGHLKAHEQIHKRERPDLSSGSSLSNDSS